A region of Candidatus Neomarinimicrobiota bacterium DNA encodes the following proteins:
- a CDS encoding FAD-dependent thymidylate synthase, whose amino-acid sequence MGHVINKEAEKILDKEFKVLDKGFVRLVDYMGGDERVVQAARVSYGKGTKTLREDKMLIDYLMRHQHTSPFEQVILTFHCKMPIFVARQWIRHRTARVNEISGRYSILEEEFYVPEAKCVRFQSRTNRQGRDDQDEVPIELQKKVLRILQEGQKRAYEDYNKMIDDNIARELARINLPLSLYTQWYWQIDLHNLFHFLELRLDYHAQYEIREYARVIAEITKIVAPISYEAFERHVLNAIKFSGEELKALKKILNGQEHGLTGLLKVEFEKKLEKIFNS is encoded by the coding sequence ATGGGGCATGTAATAAATAAAGAAGCAGAAAAAATATTGGATAAAGAGTTTAAAGTACTGGATAAAGGTTTCGTTAGACTTGTCGATTATATGGGTGGTGATGAAAGAGTTGTTCAGGCTGCACGTGTTTCATATGGAAAGGGTACAAAGACATTGCGTGAAGATAAAATGTTGATAGATTATCTTATGAGGCATCAACATACATCACCATTTGAACAGGTTATTTTGACATTCCACTGTAAAATGCCAATTTTTGTAGCAAGGCAATGGATAAGACACAGGACAGCGAGAGTTAATGAGATTTCTGGTAGGTATAGTATCTTGGAGGAGGAGTTTTATGTACCTGAGGCAAAATGTGTCAGGTTTCAGAGTAGGACTAATCGTCAGGGTAGAGATGATCAGGACGAAGTACCGATAGAGTTACAGAAAAAGGTTTTGAGAATTTTGCAGGAGGGTCAAAAGAGGGCGTATGAGGATTATAATAAAATGATTGACGATAATATAGCCAGGGAGCTTGCAAGAATAAATCTGCCTCTATCTCTATATACTCAGTGGTACTGGCAAATAGATTTGCATAACCTTTTTCATTTTTTAGAGCTGCGTCTTGACTATCATGCGCAGTATGAGATAAGGGAATATGCGAGAGTTATTGCAGAGATTACAAAAATTGTAGCACCAATTTCTTATGAAGCCTTTGAAAGGCATGTTTTAAATGCTATAAAATTTTCCGGGGAGGAGTTAAAAGCTTTGAAAAAGATATTAAATGGACAAGAGCATGGATTAACAGGATTATTAAAAGTAGAATTTGAGAAAAAACTGGAGAAAATATTCAATTCGTGA
- the thrC gene encoding threonine synthase, which yields MKYYNINNRAEVVDFETAVLNNVAKDGGLYIPCELPQVNIDFLKEIKNLSFKEISFNIGRTIFKDDIPDNILATIIDKAFTFEPTIKELNEDIRVIELFNGPTLSFKDFAARFMANYMSYLAEKYGKKLTVLVATSGDTGSAVANAFYGIDNIKVYVLYPSQRISKIQEMQIATFDENVQPIEIEGTFDDCQGLVKKAFVDEDLNKKLNLTSSNSINVARLVPQSLYYFYSVLKLIDDFNKKIAICVPSGNFGNLTAGILSKKMGLPVYKYVAATNCNDSFIRFLKTGKFEPNPTIKTYANAMDVGNPNNFQRLYALYNNSFEKIKSEIAGYSFDNNDMIDAIKYAYEYHGYVLEPHGACGYKGIISFKNEVNNSHIYAFLETAHPGKFKDIVEMVLQVEIEIPESLKQCLSKKKNSIKLPDDFKVFKNYLIEN from the coding sequence ATGAAGTATTATAATATAAACAACAGAGCTGAAGTTGTAGATTTCGAAACCGCAGTTTTAAATAATGTTGCAAAAGATGGTGGATTGTATATACCCTGTGAATTACCGCAAGTCAATATTGATTTCTTAAAAGAGATAAAAAATCTATCCTTTAAAGAAATTTCGTTCAACATTGGTAGAACAATTTTCAAAGATGATATACCTGATAATATTCTTGCAACAATTATTGACAAAGCTTTTACCTTTGAACCCACGATAAAAGAACTCAATGAGGATATAAGAGTAATCGAATTATTCAATGGACCCACCCTTTCATTTAAGGACTTCGCTGCCAGATTTATGGCAAATTATATGTCCTATCTTGCGGAAAAGTACGGGAAGAAACTAACAGTACTTGTAGCTACCTCTGGAGATACTGGTAGTGCTGTAGCAAATGCATTTTATGGAATCGATAATATAAAGGTGTATGTTCTTTATCCTTCACAAAGAATTAGCAAAATTCAGGAAATGCAGATAGCTACATTCGACGAAAATGTTCAACCGATTGAAATTGAGGGAACATTTGATGATTGTCAGGGACTTGTGAAAAAAGCCTTTGTGGATGAAGATCTAAATAAGAAATTAAATCTAACATCTTCAAATTCAATAAATGTGGCAAGACTTGTCCCCCAGTCTTTATACTACTTTTACTCAGTATTAAAATTAATCGATGATTTCAATAAGAAGATAGCTATATGCGTTCCATCTGGAAATTTCGGTAATCTAACGGCAGGGATCCTGTCCAAAAAGATGGGATTACCCGTTTATAAATATGTCGCTGCGACGAACTGTAACGACAGTTTTATCCGCTTTTTAAAAACCGGGAAATTCGAACCAAATCCAACAATTAAAACATACGCAAACGCAATGGATGTGGGAAATCCAAATAACTTTCAGAGACTTTATGCTCTTTATAATAATAGCTTCGAAAAGATAAAATCGGAAATAGCTGGATATAGTTTTGATAATAATGATATGATCGATGCTATAAAATATGCATACGAATACCATGGGTATGTTTTAGAACCTCATGGTGCATGCGGATACAAAGGGATAATTTCATTCAAAAATGAAGTTAATAATTCGCATATATACGCTTTTCTTGAAACTGCACATCCTGGAAAATTTAAGGATATTGTTGAAATGGTCCTACAGGTAGAGATTGAGATCCCTGAATCTTTAAAACAATGTTTGAGTAAAAAGAAAAACTCAATAAAACTCCCTGATGATTTTAAAGTATTTAAAAATTATTTAATTGAAAATTAA
- the proC gene encoding pyrroline-5-carboxylate reductase, translated as MSKKVAILGGGNIGVAMAKGFTRSGYLKPDNLIITRRHPEHIKDLEKEGYIITNDNNYAVKNSEIVIVAVRPEQLKSLLDVIKDDVQENKHIIVSVVTGATIDFIKSYLGKKVWVFRVMPNTAVAICESMTTISSIDAPEDVRKKVVTLFSKVGKALEIPEEYIIPATVLCASGIAFFLRVIRAASQGGIEIGFHSDEAIMMAAQTAKGSASILLESKGHPESEIDKVTTPRGITIAGLNEMEHNGISSALIKGIIVSYKKAVELMQNGKK; from the coding sequence ATGAGCAAAAAAGTGGCTATTTTAGGCGGAGGAAATATCGGAGTCGCGATGGCAAAAGGATTTACAAGATCTGGTTATCTTAAACCCGATAATTTAATAATTACAAGAAGACACCCTGAACATATTAAAGATCTCGAAAAAGAGGGATATATAATAACAAATGATAATAACTATGCTGTAAAAAATTCTGAAATTGTAATAGTTGCCGTGAGGCCAGAACAATTGAAATCACTACTTGATGTTATAAAAGACGATGTTCAGGAAAACAAACATATCATCGTTTCAGTTGTCACTGGCGCTACTATCGACTTTATTAAAAGTTATTTAGGTAAAAAGGTATGGGTTTTCAGAGTAATGCCGAATACAGCAGTTGCAATATGCGAATCTATGACCACTATTTCCTCTATTGATGCACCAGAAGATGTAAGAAAAAAAGTGGTAACTCTTTTCTCAAAAGTTGGTAAAGCACTGGAGATCCCGGAAGAATATATTATACCGGCAACTGTCCTATGTGCGTCTGGTATAGCATTCTTCCTTAGAGTAATTCGGGCAGCATCCCAGGGTGGTATTGAAATCGGCTTTCATTCTGATGAAGCAATCATGATGGCAGCCCAGACAGCAAAGGGATCCGCATCAATCCTATTGGAGTCAAAAGGGCATCCAGAATCGGAAATTGACAAAGTAACAACACCACGAGGTATCACCATCGCTGGGCTAAATGAAATGGAACACAATGGTATTAGTTCTGCTCTTATAAAAGGTATAATCGTATCGTATAAGAAAGCAGTGGAGTTAATGCAAAACGGTAAGAAGTAA
- a CDS encoding amino acid permease, with amino-acid sequence MASRRTEREKSENTALQKELKTIDVFSIAAGAMISSGLFILPSILYKDLGSIMIMCYFLAGIVYIPSIFSNIELATAMPKAGGSYFFIERSLGSIFGTIGGLSTWLSLSFKSAFSFFGIGVFISFLFPQIANNIKIIALISCIILTLINLFKIKISSTLQNVLVFSIISILTIYLAIGITKINPQYLLHSKSFSFGALIYGVESVFISYLGLTKATSISEEIKNPTKTIKNGMLSSFFVIWVLYTLSIIVTVGVLQPGEFDKTLVPLSTSALKIMGVPGEVLLTIAGILAVLTTGNAGIMAAARFPLALSRDKLLPSFLSYVSPKTHIPTLSVITTGIIIAVSIYFLDIESLVKVAGAFVILEFIFVNTSLIVMRESKILNYKPSFVSPLYPWLQILGIIAYIFILSQLGTKIIIGMASFIVIAILWHFIYKKEFTTRKSAIIHIIERITDKEIADPSLTKELTEILKERDEIIEDRFDKLIKNAIIIDIKESITLEEFFKIASQKLGDKLEVEPEYIYQKLLKREKETTTEIRPGLAVPHITIEGEKKFDMLIARCEEGILFTRDLPPVYAVFVLIGTRDERTFHLKALSSIAQIIQNPDFDKHWLRAINEESLRYLILAADRIRDVYKSGK; translated from the coding sequence ATGGCTTCTAGGAGAACTGAAAGAGAAAAGAGCGAGAATACTGCTCTCCAAAAGGAGCTAAAAACAATAGACGTATTTTCAATCGCCGCAGGAGCGATGATATCCTCAGGGCTATTTATTTTACCATCTATACTTTATAAAGACCTTGGTTCTATAATGATTATGTGTTATTTCCTTGCTGGAATCGTATATATTCCATCAATATTTTCAAATATAGAGTTGGCGACCGCTATGCCAAAAGCTGGAGGAAGTTATTTTTTTATAGAAAGAAGTCTTGGTTCAATATTCGGAACAATTGGAGGTCTTTCAACCTGGCTATCACTGAGCTTTAAAAGTGCTTTTTCTTTTTTCGGAATTGGAGTATTTATTTCATTCTTGTTTCCTCAAATAGCAAATAATATTAAAATCATTGCTTTAATATCTTGTATTATTCTTACTCTCATCAATCTTTTTAAGATAAAAATTTCAAGTACTCTTCAAAATGTCTTGGTCTTCTCAATCATTTCTATTTTAACCATTTATTTGGCCATTGGAATAACTAAGATTAATCCTCAATACCTATTACATTCAAAAAGCTTTTCATTCGGTGCTCTAATATATGGGGTCGAATCTGTATTTATATCATATTTAGGACTTACAAAAGCAACAAGTATCTCAGAAGAAATTAAAAATCCCACAAAAACAATTAAAAATGGTATGCTATCATCTTTCTTTGTTATATGGGTATTATATACTTTGTCCATCATAGTAACAGTTGGTGTTCTTCAACCAGGTGAATTTGATAAAACACTTGTTCCTTTATCTACCTCCGCATTAAAAATAATGGGAGTCCCGGGAGAAGTTCTTCTCACCATTGCTGGTATATTAGCAGTACTAACAACTGGTAACGCTGGCATAATGGCAGCTGCTAGGTTTCCATTAGCTCTTTCAAGAGATAAATTATTGCCGAGTTTTTTATCCTATGTCTCGCCAAAAACCCATATACCCACTCTTTCAGTTATCACAACAGGAATCATTATTGCTGTCAGTATTTATTTTCTTGATATAGAAAGTTTGGTCAAAGTTGCAGGGGCCTTTGTAATTTTAGAGTTCATCTTTGTAAATACTTCACTAATAGTGATGCGAGAAAGTAAAATTTTAAATTACAAACCATCCTTCGTGTCTCCTCTATATCCATGGTTACAAATTCTCGGTATTATTGCCTATATATTCATCTTATCTCAATTGGGTACAAAAATAATTATAGGAATGGCATCCTTTATCGTTATAGCCATTTTATGGCATTTTATATATAAAAAAGAGTTTACAACCAGAAAATCTGCCATCATACATATCATAGAGAGAATAACCGATAAAGAGATAGCAGACCCATCCTTAACAAAAGAACTAACTGAAATTTTAAAAGAGCGTGATGAAATAATTGAAGACAGATTCGACAAATTAATAAAAAATGCAATCATCATTGATATAAAGGAGAGTATTACCTTAGAAGAGTTTTTTAAAATAGCTTCTCAAAAGCTCGGCGATAAACTTGAGGTTGAGCCTGAATATATTTATCAAAAGTTGCTAAAAAGAGAGAAAGAAACCACAACAGAGATAAGACCTGGATTGGCTGTTCCGCATATTACAATAGAAGGTGAGAAAAAATTTGATATGCTTATTGCAAGATGTGAAGAGGGGATATTATTTACACGAGATTTGCCCCCTGTATATGCGGTATTCGTTCTAATTGGAACGAGAGATGAGCGCACTTTTCACCTGAAAGCTCTATCATCTATAGCACAGATTATTCAAAATCCTGACTTCGACAAACACTGGCTGAGAGCCATAAATGAAGAAAGTCTCAGATATTTAATACTCGCTGCCGATAGAATCAGGGATGTCTATAAATCAGGTAAATAA
- a CDS encoding homoserine kinase — MNQIKIFTPATIANIGCGFDILGFAFSSLGDIVTLEKIEEKKIEITEVKGYSELPTEPEKNTVTIPILRIMSDYNLDFGVRVKIKKNIPIASGMGSSAAGAVAGSFGISYLAGKILSDKEILEYALEAEGTISGEKHADNIAPCYYGGITLIRNTEKLEIIKLPIPEDISCIIMHPHIEIKTEYARKLLKDLIETSKCIKQMANIASFIAGIFQNDKNLLSSANIDFIAEPHRAELIPKYYRLKESALKSGAIACNISGSGPSIFVLYHNNDTRNKIIDSIKKIYDKKKLNYDLYFGKISKIGVKIIEESNEVL, encoded by the coding sequence ATGAACCAAATAAAAATTTTTACACCAGCTACCATTGCGAATATCGGTTGTGGCTTTGACATTCTTGGATTTGCCTTTTCTTCCCTTGGAGATATAGTCACACTTGAGAAAATTGAAGAAAAAAAGATCGAGATAACTGAAGTAAAAGGTTACAGTGAATTGCCGACAGAACCCGAAAAAAACACCGTAACAATTCCCATTTTGAGAATAATGAGTGATTATAATCTAGATTTTGGAGTAAGAGTAAAAATCAAAAAGAATATCCCCATCGCCAGCGGCATGGGTTCAAGCGCTGCGGGTGCTGTTGCAGGAAGCTTTGGCATTAGCTATCTTGCTGGAAAAATTCTCAGTGATAAAGAAATTCTAGAATATGCCCTAGAAGCTGAAGGAACAATAAGTGGTGAAAAACATGCCGATAATATAGCTCCATGTTATTATGGTGGAATCACTCTTATCAGAAATACCGAAAAGCTTGAAATAATTAAGCTTCCTATTCCCGAGGATATCTCGTGTATTATAATGCATCCACATATCGAAATTAAAACAGAATATGCAAGAAAACTTCTAAAGGATCTTATTGAAACTTCTAAATGTATAAAACAAATGGCAAATATCGCTTCATTTATAGCCGGTATATTCCAGAATGATAAAAACCTCTTATCTTCAGCAAATATAGATTTTATAGCAGAACCACACAGAGCAGAGCTTATTCCAAAATACTACAGGTTAAAAGAAAGTGCCTTAAAATCTGGAGCAATTGCCTGCAACATATCCGGGTCAGGTCCATCAATTTTCGTACTGTATCACAATAACGATACCAGAAATAAAATAATTGACTCAATCAAAAAAATATATGATAAGAAAAAACTAAACTATGATTTATATTTCGGGAAAATTTCAAAAATTGGGGTCAAAATTATAGAGGAATCAAATGAAGTATTATAA
- a CDS encoding right-handed parallel beta-helix repeat-containing protein, protein MHLSKYLKIIIMSLIIATSNILATKYYVRGYAGNDKNDGLTPQTAWQTIGRAAKDGNIGPGDTVIVGPAWYSERVSISQSGNSSNMVTYYGDYEARYVPDGPGDVTISSGKNYSVRLSSNSYVRLRGFTITGANSNGIVISGASFIYIDTCNFNWNSKRGMYISNNSSNIYINDCVVQGGSNPGIDISSSNNIYIYDFDINYSDMGIRLNGVSNINIYRGNFLWNSDYGIYVKSSSNVSIENCQIQGGNQRGIYITDSDANNISGNNITNTPYGIYVDDGSTILSIYNNEVYGCNNYGINISNSTIRSIHDNLIYNIWGSAGIYVYSSGCDSIYNNLLHDCQNYGIRVYNIPQANSVAIISNNEIYNVWSYDGIFIQNSNCDKVIHNIVHDISSRAGIYIISDGSYYINRIDSNTIYSCGGDGIYFSDPANIQSIKGNTIYDIDEGILINASTPFSIGEFRDNIIHTIGTGGIYASSINNTTIENNLIYYGKYSTAYGIRIYSNGGYSVDIKNNTIYSVGGTGLYGSDVSGFWRNNIVVGNSRGIHGSGVFDVILGYNCVYGNSNNWYGVASPGNGSISEDPLFVDPDGSDNVLGGDGWSDDDFHLQSQAGSYHGGLWTADANHSPCIDGGYPGDDYSLEPEDNGDLINMGCYGNTSQASKSLPYRELVYSNFPLNVWVMVGVPLVPLDGDPFAVYGDDFGNQMPDGSWGCIRWTTEDSVSEYYEYGYPDTSYWPPDCYPGISHFIWQNIGSDINVDVEGKQLRVPDTLDVAAAPNVDWQPPAPGFNMFANPYPYLIDWSNTVVLLHNGSSVQEMSLIDAANAGIISQYAYLWDHVNGQYELVVPNYVSSVDTISVWKGFWFIQLDKVSDIDIVIPNRRILGKVSEVQRRLSRYSEVFRLKRGSYHDDWDWFLKIGVISEDGKLRDMENLVGVCKGSKDGLDAWDAYDFQGIDRMGNFVDMKFRGPDDRPLAYEFKGSFGKGESKEWNIEITVNSSNKGKKYYILWPHIRMLPGYVKFSLLDEDGNLLIEDLRDSDGYRFVMRDSLMRYRLRGEVVEDNSPPAFRYVIAERGISGGRISLYIVSDEPLDSIGIELDGEEKEVRSIDDPPRVYYSDIDIGYGNHNVKVLGKDLSGNEGTMDIGLARLEVGKEIVEEVELYGLGMRVGIDDGITVNELLISRGEMAIDIPRGMELVDSPVYIGPEGIDTGRKLRIDLAGIGNKERLSVYRFSGGKWEYISRYNGEMIVDRSGIYAVMNDRGYRGDDEIEVVIDFRLDEPFPNPFNNRTMIGYVMGQAGDVSLKVYDLLGREVYSEYLGRKNIGYHVACWDGRDLNGKILSSGMYIVKIFIRDKGKVIYNNNKKVVLVK, encoded by the coding sequence ATGCACCTTTCAAAGTATTTAAAAATTATTATTATGTCTTTAATAATTGCAACAAGTAATATTTTAGCAACTAAATATTATGTGAGAGGCTATGCTGGTAATGATAAAAATGATGGATTGACACCACAGACAGCATGGCAAACTATAGGTAGGGCGGCAAAAGATGGAAATATAGGACCTGGAGATACGGTAATAGTGGGACCGGCTTGGTACAGTGAGAGAGTAAGTATATCTCAAAGCGGGAATTCATCAAATATGGTAACCTACTATGGTGACTATGAGGCAAGATATGTTCCAGACGGTCCAGGTGATGTCACAATCTCTTCAGGGAAGAATTATTCAGTAAGGTTGAGTAGTAATAGTTATGTACGGTTAAGGGGTTTTACAATAACTGGTGCTAATAGCAATGGTATTGTGATAAGCGGTGCCAGTTTTATTTATATTGACACGTGTAATTTTAACTGGAATAGTAAAAGAGGGATGTATATAAGTAATAATTCTTCGAATATATACATAAATGATTGTGTAGTTCAGGGTGGTAGTAATCCTGGTATAGATATATCGAGTTCCAATAATATTTACATTTACGATTTTGATATAAATTACTCTGATATGGGAATTAGATTAAATGGTGTTTCGAATATTAATATTTACAGGGGTAATTTTTTATGGAATAGTGATTATGGAATATATGTAAAAAGTTCTTCAAATGTTTCCATTGAAAATTGTCAAATACAGGGAGGTAATCAGAGAGGAATATATATAACTGATTCCGATGCTAATAATATATCGGGGAATAATATAACAAATACTCCTTATGGGATATACGTTGATGACGGTTCAACTATATTGTCTATCTACAACAATGAGGTTTATGGATGTAATAATTACGGCATTAATATCAGCAACAGCACTATTAGGTCAATTCATGATAACTTAATATATAATATCTGGGGCTCGGCTGGAATATATGTTTATAGTAGTGGTTGTGATTCAATTTATAACAATCTATTACATGATTGTCAGAATTATGGAATTCGTGTGTATAACATTCCACAGGCAAATAGCGTTGCTATTATATCAAATAACGAGATATACAACGTCTGGAGCTACGATGGTATATTTATTCAGAATTCAAATTGTGATAAAGTAATACATAATATCGTTCATGATATTTCCAGTAGAGCAGGAATTTATATTATTTCTGATGGTAGTTATTATATAAATAGAATTGATAGTAATACTATTTATAGTTGTGGTGGTGATGGTATATATTTTTCTGATCCCGCCAACATCCAATCTATCAAAGGAAATACTATTTATGATATAGATGAGGGAATTTTAATAAATGCATCAACTCCATTTAGTATTGGTGAGTTTAGGGATAATATCATCCATACGATAGGAACAGGTGGAATATATGCTTCATCTATTAATAACACAACAATTGAGAACAATTTAATATATTATGGAAAATACTCAACTGCCTACGGTATACGTATATACAGTAATGGGGGATATTCGGTAGATATAAAAAATAATACTATATACAGTGTAGGAGGGACGGGGCTATATGGTAGTGATGTATCTGGATTTTGGCGTAATAATATAGTGGTTGGAAATTCGAGAGGTATACACGGCTCTGGTGTATTTGATGTGATTTTGGGTTACAATTGTGTATATGGAAATAGTAACAACTGGTATGGAGTAGCGAGTCCTGGTAATGGGTCTATATCTGAGGATCCGTTGTTTGTAGATCCGGATGGGTCGGATAATGTACTTGGGGGTGATGGTTGGAGTGATGATGATTTTCATCTTCAGAGTCAGGCAGGGTCATATCATGGTGGATTATGGACAGCAGATGCAAATCATTCTCCGTGTATAGATGGTGGTTATCCTGGTGATGATTATAGTTTAGAGCCGGAGGATAATGGAGATTTGATAAATATGGGGTGTTATGGTAACACTTCGCAGGCTAGTAAATCGTTACCTTACAGGGAGCTGGTTTATAGTAATTTTCCATTAAATGTATGGGTGATGGTAGGAGTGCCATTAGTGCCGCTTGATGGTGACCCTTTTGCTGTATATGGGGATGATTTTGGTAATCAGATGCCTGATGGGTCATGGGGATGTATAAGGTGGACGACAGAGGATTCGGTATCGGAATATTATGAGTATGGGTATCCAGATACCAGTTACTGGCCGCCGGATTGTTATCCAGGTATAAGTCATTTCATATGGCAGAATATAGGTAGTGATATAAATGTAGATGTAGAGGGTAAGCAGTTGAGAGTACCAGATACACTTGATGTAGCTGCTGCGCCGAACGTGGATTGGCAGCCTCCTGCGCCTGGGTTTAACATGTTTGCCAATCCCTATCCTTATTTGATAGATTGGTCGAATACAGTTGTGTTGTTACATAATGGTAGTAGTGTTCAGGAGATGAGTTTAATAGATGCTGCGAATGCGGGTATAATAAGTCAGTATGCCTATTTATGGGATCATGTAAATGGTCAATATGAGTTAGTAGTACCTAATTATGTAAGTAGTGTGGATACAATATCTGTTTGGAAGGGATTTTGGTTTATACAGTTGGATAAGGTAAGTGATATAGATATAGTAATACCTAACAGGCGGATATTGGGTAAGGTATCGGAGGTACAGCGTAGATTGAGTAGATATTCGGAGGTATTCAGATTAAAGCGAGGGAGTTATCATGATGATTGGGATTGGTTTTTGAAGATAGGAGTGATAAGTGAGGATGGGAAGTTAAGGGATATGGAGAATCTGGTGGGAGTATGTAAAGGTTCTAAAGATGGATTGGATGCTTGGGATGCTTATGATTTTCAAGGGATAGACAGAATGGGAAATTTTGTAGATATGAAGTTTAGGGGTCCGGATGATAGACCTTTGGCATATGAGTTTAAGGGTAGTTTTGGGAAGGGAGAGAGTAAGGAGTGGAATATAGAGATAACGGTGAATAGTTCAAACAAGGGCAAAAAGTATTATATATTATGGCCACATATAAGGATGTTGCCTGGTTATGTTAAGTTCAGCTTACTTGATGAAGATGGTAATCTACTTATAGAGGATTTACGAGATAGTGATGGATATAGATTTGTTATGAGAGATAGCCTGATGAGGTACAGGCTAAGAGGTGAGGTAGTAGAAGATAATAGTCCGCCTGCATTCAGGTATGTGATAGCCGAGAGAGGTATATCTGGAGGTAGGATAAGTTTGTATATAGTAAGTGATGAGCCATTGGATAGTATAGGTATAGAGTTAGATGGAGAGGAGAAGGAGGTAAGGAGTATAGATGATCCACCGAGGGTATATTATAGTGATATAGATATAGGATATGGCAATCACAATGTAAAGGTATTGGGGAAGGATTTAAGTGGTAATGAAGGGACAATGGATATAGGGCTTGCAAGGTTAGAGGTAGGTAAGGAGATTGTGGAAGAGGTTGAGTTATATGGATTAGGTATGCGAGTTGGGATAGATGATGGAATAACGGTGAATGAGTTATTGATAAGTCGTGGAGAGATGGCGATAGATATACCGAGGGGAATGGAGTTAGTAGATAGTCCTGTGTATATTGGACCTGAGGGGATAGATACGGGGAGGAAGTTGAGGATAGATTTGGCTGGAATAGGTAATAAGGAGAGGTTATCGGTATACAGGTTTAGTGGAGGAAAGTGGGAATATATTAGCAGGTATAATGGAGAGATGATTGTTGATAGGAGTGGGATATATGCGGTTATGAATGATAGGGGATACAGAGGAGATGATGAGATAGAGGTAGTGATAGATTTCAGGTTAGATGAGCCGTTTCCTAATCCTTTTAATAACAGGACGATGATAGGATATGTAATGGGGCAAGCTGGAGATGTAAGTTTGAAAGTGTATGATTTGCTTGGGCGCGAGGTTTATAGTGAATATTTAGGTAGAAAAAATATAGGTTATCATGTGGCATGTTGGGATGGGAGGGATTTGAATGGTAAGATACTTTCTTCTGGTATGTATATAGTTAAAATATTTATAAGAGATAAAGGTAAGGTAATTTATAATAATAACAAAAAGGTGGTATTGGTGAAATGA
- a CDS encoding fibronectin type III domain-containing protein — protein sequence MRKSRNNFLVSIIIVLLLIFISCSEKIIYKYDDTNPAVVVQPDVIEVKDTSAVIYWETNEPTNAVIEYWFDSGDVREYIEEENSQIHRVEIGGLEPFMTYYYRLKIWDYYENGPVKTEIDSFHTLHNIHSFLRVGWSFFTEADYDSARFYFYGAFNKNTFYPFCHASIGWHRIYNDSLIAAKSSLIRSVELNNYLKIGLAGLALVYIIEANVDSSIFYGEKVLNFYPNWEFRYCKKIDANTVRVILLEPYFKKGNFTRVKALIDQVWPENGIQPDIPSTWIVEDREYKSYEETLLAAINYLKKKYLEMPITEE from the coding sequence ATGAGGAAATCTCGAAATAACTTTTTAGTATCTATTATCATAGTGCTTTTATTGATCTTTATTTCTTGTTCAGAAAAAATAATTTATAAATATGATGATACGAATCCTGCTGTAGTAGTCCAGCCTGATGTAATTGAAGTAAAAGATACTTCCGCAGTGATATATTGGGAAACTAACGAACCAACTAACGCTGTCATAGAATATTGGTTTGATAGTGGTGATGTCAGAGAATATATTGAAGAAGAAAATAGTCAGATTCATAGAGTTGAGATTGGTGGACTTGAACCATTTATGACTTACTATTATAGGTTGAAAATATGGGATTATTATGAAAATGGTCCTGTCAAGACTGAGATTGACTCTTTTCACACTTTACATAATATACACAGTTTCTTAAGAGTTGGATGGTCATTTTTTACAGAAGCCGACTATGATTCTGCAAGATTTTATTTTTATGGTGCATTTAATAAGAACACTTTTTACCCATTCTGCCACGCCTCGATCGGTTGGCACAGAATATACAATGATTCATTGATTGCTGCAAAAAGTTCTCTAATTAGGAGCGTTGAGCTAAACAATTATTTAAAAATTGGCTTGGCGGGATTAGCGCTTGTTTATATAATTGAAGCTAATGTTGATTCTTCAATTTTCTATGGTGAAAAGGTACTGAATTTTTATCCTAACTGGGAATTTAGATACTGTAAGAAAATAGATGCCAATACGGTCAGAGTTATATTGCTGGAACCATATTTTAAGAAGGGGAATTTTACCAGAGTAAAGGCATTGATAGATCAGGTGTGGCCTGAAAATGGAATTCAGCCTGATATTCCTTCTACATGGATAGTTGAGGATAGAGAATACAAAAGCTATGAAGAGACACTTCTTGCAGCTATAAATTATTTAAAAAAAAAGTATCTTGAAATGCCGATTACTGAGGAGTAG